The genomic segment GCGGTGTACCTGCTGCAGAGTGAGGCGGAGctgctgtctctcactcttcaGCCTCTCCATGCGCTGCTCCTGACGGCCGTTTCTCTGCTgcagcgccctctgctggagcTCCAGCTGAGCGACGGCTCTCTGCAGGGCTGTGACTCTCTCCACACTCTCATCCTCACAGtcctaacacacacaaacagcacggATTACTCCTCACTGATACAAGATCCAGTGTGCTCCTCACTTCCTTAGGTGTCTGTGCCATGAGTATGTGCAAGTTCTGGAATGGATGGTATAGTTTAGGATGGAGCACCATGGCTGGAATATTACAGCAATAAGATGAATATGTTCATGGCTGGAACATTGAAATATAAAGATACATGTGCAGTCGGTAAACAGTGACCATATAGCAACAGTCCTAAGCAGATGGCGTCAGTCAGGCAGTGTAGCAGCTTCACATTCTGTCTAACAGTATCTCTAACTGTAACGTTGCCAACGTACAAATGTTTATCATTATCTCAGGTTCTGTGTTCAAAATAATGTAAGTGAACTACTGAAGATAAAGATGATTTTGACCACTCATATAAAAAATACctctgctgttggaacaaaacctcgaaaatggtgactttaccggaataggaaaaaacctacttttaatagaaatcaatggaaccaggattttctccaaataattttgggccgattcttttggtccattcgtcacaaaacttacacacaatgtaaagaacgaCAAGCATTTTCAGATCATGATAAAACctgagaaatgacaaaaatggagagacgAGGTTTTGTGCCGACAATATTCTGCTTTATATGACTGGAAACAAGTCTCTCCTTAGATTCCACCACAGaacttaaaacaaaaacaatcaacaTCTTCTCCACCAAACGATGGAGTTCCTCACTGTGaattattttcttcatttgaaataaaaaagaataaggAACCTAAAGTCCTCACCTTGGCCCTGCTGGGTTTCTCCTTCTCCACCTGCTGCAGTCTCTCCTTATACTCGATCAGTTTCTCCTCCGTGTTCTCCAGAGCGCTCCTCatcctctccctgtctctgccgagctcctccactctctctctcagagaaaACACCTccaactctctgtctctcagctgGTTGTCCACCCGCTCCTGGTCCTCACCCTGCAAGGCTGGTTCCTCTGCTGTCTGTTCCTCCAGTGCTTGGCTTGTCCCCTCGTTCTCCTCCgttctcttcttcttcatctcttctacctccttctccttctctctcacttcctctctgaGGAGTTCaacccctctctccttctcctccagctcactctgcctttccttctcctccttcttcagcAGCTCCATCTTCTCCTCCAGGTCTCTCAGCTGCTGAATCCTCTCCTCCACTCTGATTCTCAGCTCTTCCACGTCTCTGGTCTTCTCCTCCACCGCCCAGCTCAGATGGGTCCCCTGTTCCTCCAGTCTGTTTATTCTGCCTTGTTCTCTAACTAACTCTCCATCTTTCAGCTTTGATTTAGACTCTAAATAGTTCAGATGTTCTTCAAAGTTCCTCCTGTGTTGTTCTCCACtgttcttcttctcctccttcagtTCAGACTCTTGCAGCTGCAGCTTCACCTGAAGGCCCTGATTCTCCTTCTCCAGGCTGTGAACCCTGAGTGTGAGGGTAaggcacactcttaaaaaagatcttCAGTGGAATGGTTCCACATAGAatgatgaacactcaaagaaccctctgcatgattaagtACTTCTCTGTatgtatgaaatggttcttaagcctgatggagaatgtgtttttgaaaagggttctttatagcatTAAAGGTTCCTtcattattacaagcttgacatcataacaatagcagaactctttcttggtgctatacagaaccgtcTTCAAAAAAACATTATCGATCTGAAGAATCATCCAGAACTGGTCATATTTTAAAACAGGAGATCAAATCTACACTATtaaagatggtttttcaagggttcttcagtaaagaatatgGTACTACAAAGAACCATGAAACATTAAAGGACACTTTACATGATTAAGAGGTTCTTTGCACCACGAAAGGGTTCTTAAGAATGTGCTGaagacagttctatatagaccctttttcaaaagggttctatatagcactcgaaagggttcttctattgttacattaCCAAGCTTGCATAGAATAGAAGAAcgcttttgggtgctatatagaactcttttcaaaaaggttctataagaaaccatctacagcatatcctccatcaatctgaagaatgctttcttgatgcaaagaaccacttaatcatgccatgttcatggttctacaaggaaccattttctttacagaaGAACAATTCTTTGTTTAGGTTAGAAGGTAGTTAGTGTTCCATGTAGCACCATTTATCTTGTTTTTCTTAATTACCTtgcacattcttaaaaagattgttcttcaatggttctttggcaaagacaatggttctatttaaaaccataGTTCCACatggaaatacatttttgcttaaatggttctgcatGGTaagatagttcttcagattgatggagaatgtgttgtatatggttttatacgGCAAAAGAAGAGTTCTGCTATTATTTTAAATggtacaatgtcaagcttgtaacagtagcagaacccattttggtgcaatatagaactatatacacaacacattctccatccgtctgaagaatcatttcaccatgtaaagaaccatttcagcatgcagaTGGCACTTTGattgctcatggttctatatagaactattgctttattaaagaaccccggaagaaccatctttttatgtgtgtacattaGAAATAAATTTGATTGCTTAGGGTTTATTTTGGTAGAGTGTGGCATGACAGGAGCTGAAAAGGTTCTACTGGAGAACATTTATTAATTTGAACCAAACCAACTTGTGTAGCtctatagaaccaagaacattTAGTAACATAGAAAATATCATCTAGTCATCTAGCCTGAAAATACGTGAATTCTGAGATTCTCCTTCTCAGCTTACCTGAGCTTTAGATCTTCTGCCTCCTGTCGAGCTGCCCTTACatcctcctctcttcctctcatcaGTTCTCCCTTCTTCTCCTTCAGAACATTCCTCAAACGTTCTCCTTCACGGTGGCTCTCCTCCAGGAGCTCCTTCAGATTGACCATCTCCTGCAGTCCAGCCTTCAGACCTTCTCTTATCTTCTTATTCTCCTCCTCTTGCTCCTTTACCTTCACCTTCTCCAACTGCTGGTTCTCAGACAGCGACCTCACCTCGCGCCTCAGGGTTTCGACCTTTTTGGCcatctcctccttcttctcgcTCACCTTCTtcacctcctcctctttctgttTCAGACATGAACCCatcctctccgtctctctcaggTTCTCCTCCCTCAGAGCGCCAATCTCTCGCTCCTTCCTCTTCACTTCCTCCTCCAGGTGGTCATGTTCTCGCTGAAGTTCCTCTAATCTAGAACTCACATTATTTTCTTCTGCTCTCCATTCTCTCAGCTGAACCTCCAGCCGCTTCACCTCCCCTTCCATCTGGCTCAGAGACTTCTTCActtgttctttctcttcttcgCCATCCTCCACTCTCATTTTCAGCCTCCTGAGTTCTCCGTCACTCTCCCTCAGCAAGCGCGACTGCCTTGCTAACTCTCTAGAACGCTGGTCCAGTTCTCCTCTCAGCACTTCCACTTCCTCCATCAGCCTCTCGCTTTTCTCCTCCACCTCTCGCACCTTATCTTCTCCTCCGTCTCCTCTGGTCTTCTCCAGTCGCAGTCTATGTTTACAGTCCGAGagctctttttccttctcttggcGCAGAGTTTTCTCGTTCTCCAGCTCTGACTTTGCATTTCTCAGATTCTCCTGAAGTTTCTCCATCAGGTTCTTCGCCTCGTCCTGCTTCTTCTgcatcttctccttctcctctttctcttttctctccatcGTTTCTCTCAGTCGGAGCGTCTCCTgatccctctctctcagagctctgCCCTGTTTGTGGagctcttcttctccttctttcgcttttcttttcatttcttcgTTCTCTCGCTCCAGCTTCACAATCCTCACCTTcatctccttcagcttctcctccttcagctttATCTCTCCTTTcagcttttcctctctctcctttctctccacatcccctcttttcctcctctcctccactcttATCCTCTCCTCATCCATCTCCTCCACCAACTTCTTccatttctcctctttctccttcattctcaATCTAAGTTCCTCTAATTCAGCACTCAGTCTATCCACCGCCTCGTTCTTCTCCTCCATTATTCTCTCCATCCTGCTCCTGAGCTCCTCTACCTCTCCACCCCTCCTCTCTAAATCATTTCTCATTCTGTTTTCTCCTTCTTGGTGGTCTTCCTCCATCCTGCTCcactctctaattctctctctctctctttctttcagcttTGTGTTTTCCTCTTCTAACACCATCACTCGTTTTTCTAATCTTTCCTTCTCCTTCACTTCCCTCTCtaatccctccatctctccctctaaTGACCGGACTGTAGACTGCAGCTCTTcattctcctcctctttcttctctatctgtttctccctctcgcCCAACCGCTTTGTCAgctcatccctctctccttccaccGCTCTGagctcatccctctctctctccactcgcTCCAGCAGCATTCGGTTcgctccctccttctctctctccatttcacCTGCTCTCCTCTTCCACAGCTCCATTTCATCCCTCGCTTCTCTGGCCACGAGTTCCAgatcttccttctctctcgtcCAGTTCTTCTGCAGGTTCTCCGTCTGCTCCTCTCGTTCCTCCAGCAGCCTGGAGGCGCATTTCTTCTCCTTCATCACTTCTTCCACACGTTCTTTCAGCTCCTCCAGTTCTGCATccttctctctcagctctctctctttcatctccctctctttctgtcgttcctcctccttcagctcctCCAGAGTGGCCACTCTTCTCTCTAgaatctctctttctttctctccatcttttagctgagctctcactctctctatcactccaTTCTGCAGTTTGACTGTGTTTATGTACTCGTCtaatttcttctctttcttttctatctctccttccctctttctgaggagatcagccATCTCTGCCTTCTCCATTTCACTCGTTTTTAGGTTTTCACCCTCTTGCTCCACTCGTTCTAGGAGCCTCCGGTTCTCATCCCTTGCTTCTCTGGCTTCAAGTTCCAGATCTTCCTTCTCCTTCATCCAGTTCTTCTGCAGGTTCTCCGTCTGCTCCTCTCGTTCCTCCAGCAGCCTGGAGATGCATTTCTTCTCCTTCATCATTTCTTCCACTCGTTCTTTCAGTTCTGCATccttctctctcagctctctctctttcatctccctctctttctgtagttcctcctccttcagctcctCCAGAACAGCCACTCTTCTCTCcagtatctctctttctttctctccatcttttagctgagctctcactctctctatcactccaTTCTGCAGTTTGACTGTGTTTATGTACTCGTCtaatttcttctctttcttttctatctctccttccctctttctgaggagatcagccatctctgccttctccatttcactcatttttaggTTTTCACCCTCTTGCTCCACTCGTTCTAGGAGCCTCCGGTTCTCATCCCTTGCTTCTCTGGCTTCGAGTTCCAGATCTTCCTTCTCCTTCATCCAGTTCTTCTGCAGGTTCTCCGTCTGCTCCACTCGTTCCTCCAGCAGCCTGGAGACACATTTCTTCTCCTTCATCACTTCTTCCACTCGTTCTTTCAGTTCTGCATccttctctctcagctctctctctttcacctccctctctttctgtagttcctcctccttcagctcctCCAGAGTGGCCACTCTTCTTTCcagtatctctctttctttctctccatcttttagctgagctctcactctctctatcactccaTTCTGCAGTTTGACTGTGTTTATGTACTCGTCTaacttcttctctttcttttctatctctccttccctctttctgaggagatcagccATCTCTGCCTTCTCCATTTCACTCGTTTTCAGGTTTTCGCCCTCTCGCTCCATTCGTTCTAGGAGCCTCCGGTTCTCTCCCTGgacctcctcctttctctccctaCATCTCTCTATCTCATCTCTTGCTTCTCTAACCATGAGTTCCAgatcttccttctctctcgtcCAGTTCTTCTGCAGGTTCTCCGTCTGCTCCTCTCGTTCCTCCAGCAGCCTGGAGACGTATTTCTTCTCCTTCATCACTTCTTCCACTCGTTCTTTCAGCTCCTCCAGTTCTGCATccttctctctcagctctctccctttcatctccctctcactccgtctttcttcttctttcgtcTCCTTCAGCTCCTCCAGAGTGGCCACTCTTCTTTCcagtatctctctttctttctctccatcattcagctgagctctcactctctctatcacacCATTCTGTAGTTTGACTGTGTTTATGTACTCGTCTaactccttctctttcttttctatctctccttccctctctctgagGAGATCAGCCATCTCTGCCTTCTCCATTTCACTCGTTTTCAGGTTTTCGCCCTCTCGCTCCATTCGTTCTAGGAGCCTCCGGTTCTCTCCCTGgacctcctcctttctctccctaCATCTCTCTATCTCATCTCTTGCTTCTCTGACCATGAGTTCCAgatcttccttctctctcgtcCAGTTCTTCTGCAGGTTTTCCGTCTGCTCCTCTTTTTCCTCCAGCTGCCTGGAGACACGTTTCTTCTCCTTCATCACTTCTTCCACTCGTTCTTTCAGCTCCTCCAGTTCTGCATCCTTCTCtttcagctctctctctttcatctccctctctttctgtcgttcctcctccttcagctcctCCAGAATGGCCACTCTTCTCTCtagtatctctctttctttctctccatctttcagCTGAGCTCTCACTCTTTCTATCACTCCATTCTGCAGTTTGACTGTGTTTATGTACTCGTTTaacttcttctctttcttttctatctctccttccttctctctgaGGAGATCAGCCATCTCTGCCTTCTCCATTTCACTGGTTTTGAGGTTTTCGTTCTCTCGCTCCACTCGTTCTAGGAGCCTCTGGTTCTCTCCCTGGAcctcctccactctctccctccatctccctgcttCATCCCTCGATTCCTGCTGCCTTGTCTCGGCCGCTCTCTGCTCCGAAGCATGTCTGATCTGAAGTTGCTCCATTTCTGTCATCTTTTCATCCATCAGTTCGGACAGCTCTTTGTTTTCCTTCATCAATCCCTCCATCCTGTTCTTCAGggcctccatctctccatccttcAGCCCCAGTTCGGcgctcagctcctctctctccctttgccacgtttccctctctctctctcgctcggcCTCCTTCATCCTGAGCTGCTCAGCTTCTCTCTGCAGCTTCTTCAGCTCTGCCTCActctcctccttctctgtctctgtcctcctcctctcctccctcactcgctccctctcctgctctctcagcGCCGTCTCTCGCTCCAGCTCCGCCCGAACGCACTCAATCTCACCTACACACATCAGAGAGCATCGTTTATTCACTGCACACCCACTGCAGCACTGGAGTAATTAAAGCGACAGTTCAACAAACAAAGTTTTCCAGGCAGTTTTCCAAGCAGTTTTCCAGGCAGTTTTCCCAACTGCAACTGCTGTAGTTGCAACCCTggaactacaaggctaatgtagctaacaataaATGGAAGCTTACATagaccaattagcatggtgctaactgcctACATCATCTCACACTGGGCTCAACCGTGTCTGTGGATTTTGATTCTTCCTCTAAATTTCCACTCCAGCtttaatggtgcagcagttagatTCCAGCGCCTTGGACcaaaatgtgaaatgatgtGGTCAGTTGTACTGGACAATATACAAAACTGGTGGATATGAGCCTCCATCAGCTAAAGCTACAGAACCAAACACATGGCTGACGGACTATATGTCAAGACATTAAAGAGTGGGTTCTCACCCTGAAGAACGTCTTTAGCCTGCAGCAGCGTGTGGATCTGCAGCTGGAGCTGTGAGCGCTGAACCTCCACAGTGGAGACACCATCGTGAAGGGCACCCAGCTGCTGCTGCAGACTCGCCCTCACATCCCTacagacaacaacaacaacaacaacattaataacatCATCACCAGCATTGTCAATATaatcatcaacattataaacGACTTTGACATCAGCTTCAACCTTATTTACATCATCACTATCAACAATATTAACTACATtataaacatcaacaacaacatcagCTTCAACATCAACATTAGTACCAACATTAACAAACAAATcttcattaacattaaaaacaatgacaacaaaatcaacattaacaACAAATTAATATCAACTGCAACACTGACTGCGTTGACCTGCCCTGCAGGAATCTGATTACGACTGGATTACAGAGTGCTCTCCGCTACACTTCACTGTCATTGGTAAACGTGTGAACGTGGGAAGGTTGGAGGCTTTAGTGCTGGTGAGCTGGTCTCCTGTTAGCGTAGTGGGTTATAGCAGCTTTACTTACACCCCATTCAGACACCCTgtttgaaggggaactccacccaattttcagcataattaaatatttaccCTGTTAACTGATGCCCGACTTTTGCCTGAAACAGCTCACGCAA from the Pygocentrus nattereri isolate fPygNat1 chromosome 6, fPygNat1.pri, whole genome shotgun sequence genome contains:
- the si:dkey-230p4.1 gene encoding trichohyalin isoform X2, coding for MESELLIGWEEERAELRAELSQLEEELAESRAEREELQSRTQALTERLSRTVDPSVSVLMDGDQREWRRRVREGREREARQALLIHKLQNKVLEYRARCERLEQQVQSEERERRARERALRDEHSNTLESALIRLEEEQQRSVALVEVNALLRSQLGQSAEANQTLQDDLRKLTADWSKAVEEAGQREIDWHKEKEALVGCVSAERSRLMMLWGKAVSLRRQCHAVKTATDKDLWELRAEFSRLSSSFFSLCVPPAVSRPAPLSSSTEPMTLEELDHEMSSTNQDVQEGHAQELRDRIDELTLTVKALESERQRQEEERERRQRYQEEERKRRLRDEEEEREKHRETERNLESVQQAVRKLYRVLGSQKMERQSSVSDLSDGLPALLTIIARAESALHCKHQELQEAEGTVRRMKLETQSLDQRITELERERAELEDQLRDREAELQRTHTQLNSERDSAVALQKQLEESEQREEDLRRDNERLIERREREEEERSELERERQRRVEAELLENAQLCERESRSRVELHGLQGVLERERMDRSRAERESEENKDALLKARQSLVSLSSAHTLLKKEAADVRDALEKMSSLNEALVLDKRELNTRILQLEEEASEAQVQLQKLGSEVAALQRELKAVTMETTELRAGREVELDALQQLRDRERELQRDIQTLREERERETSALTEERERSDQLSAQYRVVCDELCKAEAELGRAVERERRVQREREEVERERDQLEERVSTVEREKEEIQQHAEELRDVRASLQQQLGALHDGVSTVEVQRSQLQLQIHTLLQAKDVLQGEIECVRAELERETALREQERERVREERRRTETEKEESEAELKKLQREAEQLRMKEAERERERETWQREREELSAELGLKDGEMEALKNRMEGLMKENKELSELMDEKMTEMEQLQIRHASEQRAAETRQQESRDEAGRWRERVEEVQGENQRLLERVERENENLKTSEMEKAEMADLLREKEGEIEKKEKKLNEYINTVKLQNGVIERVRAQLKDGEKEREILERRVAILEELKEEERQKEREMKERELKEKDAELEELKERVEEVMKEKKRVSRQLEEKEEQTENLQKNWTREKEDLELMVREARDEIERCRERKEEVQGENRRLLERMEREGENLKTSEMEKAEMADLLREREGEIEKKEKELDEYINTVKLQNGVIERVRAQLNDGEKEREILERRVATLEELKETKEEERRSEREMKGRELREKDAELEELKERVEEVMKEKKYVSRLLEEREEQTENLQKNWTREKEDLELMVREARDEIERCRERKEEVQGENRRLLERMEREGENLKTSEMEKAEMADLLRKREGEIEKKEKKLDEYINTVKLQNGVIERVRAQLKDGEKEREILERRVATLEELKEEELQKEREVKERELREKDAELKERVEEVMKEKKCVSRLLEERVEQTENLQKNWMKEKEDLELEAREARDENRRLLERVEQEGENLKMSEMEKAEMADLLRKREGEIEKKEKKLDEYINTVKLQNGVIERVRAQLKDGEKEREILERRVAVLEELKEEELQKEREMKERELREKDAELKERVEEMMKEKKCISRLLEEREEQTENLQKNWMKEKEDLELEAREARDENRRLLERVEQEGENLKTSEMEKAEMADLLRKREGEIEKKEKKLDEYINTVKLQNGVIERVRAQLKDGEKEREILERRVATLEELKEEERQKEREMKERELREKDAELEELKERVEEVMKEKKCASRLLEEREEQTENLQKNWTREKEDLELVAREARDEMELWKRRAGEMEREKEGANRMLLERVERERDELRAVEGERDELTKRLGEREKQIEKKEEENEELQSTVRSLEGEMEGLEREVKEKERLEKRVMVLEEENTKLKERERERIREWSRMEEDHQEGENRMRNDLERRGGEVEELRSRMERIMEEKNEAVDRLSAELEELRLRMKEKEEKWKKLVEEMDEERIRVEERRKRGDVERKEREEKLKGEIKLKEEKLKEMKVRIVKLERENEEMKRKAKEGEEELHKQGRALRERDQETLRLRETMERKEKEEKEKMQKKQDEAKNLMEKLQENLRNAKSELENEKTLRQEKEKELSDCKHRLRLEKTRGDGGEDKVREVEEKSERLMEEVEVLRGELDQRSRELARQSRLLRESDGELRRLKMRVEDGEEEKEQVKKSLSQMEGEVKRLEVQLREWRAEENNVSSRLEELQREHDHLEEEVKRKEREIGALREENLRETERMGSCLKQKEEEVKKVSEKKEEMAKKVETLRREVRSLSENQQLEKVKVKEQEEENKKIREGLKAGLQEMVNLKELLEESHREGERLRNVLKEKKGELMRGREEDVRAARQEAEDLKLRVHSLEKENQGLQVKLQLQESELKEEKKNSGEQHRRNFEEHLNYLESKSKLKDGELVREQGRINRLEEQGTHLSWAVEEKTRDVEELRIRVEERIQQLRDLEEKMELLKKEEKERQSELEEKERGVELLREEVREKEKEVEEMKKKRTEENEGTSQALEEQTAEEPALQGEDQERVDNQLRDRELEVFSLRERVEELGRDRERMRSALENTEEKLIEYKERLQQVEKEKPSRAKDCEDESVERVTALQRAVAQLELQQRALQQRNGRQEQRMERLKSERQQLRLTLQQVELERNKLKQQLSQCDSGTQDGIISTEADELKTLREQTSDLTQQVEHLRLLLALDHQERVQFIDRSVRNSESLQSLREDLSRSLAVVSQQLVPPVLRSETERLDRSIREEEHRLSLSQN
- the si:dkey-230p4.1 gene encoding trichohyalin isoform X1; protein product: MESELLIGWEEERAELRAELSQLEEELAESRAEREELQSRTQALTERLSRTVDPSVSVLMDGDQREWRRRVREGREREARQALLIHKLQNKVLEYRARCERLEQQVQSEERERRARERALRDEHSNTLESALIRLEEEQQRSVALVEVNALLRSQLGQSAEANQTLQDDLRKLTADWSKAVEEAGQREIDWHKEKEALVGCVSAERSRLMMLWGKAVSLRRQCHAVKTATDKDLWELRAEFSRLSSSFFSLCVPPAVSRPAPLSSSTEPMTLEELDHEMSSTNQDVQEGHAQELRDRIDELTLTVKALESERQRQEEERERRQRYQEEERKRRLRDEEEEREKHRETERNLESVQQAVRKLYRVLGSQKMERQSSVSDLSDGLPALLTIIARAESALHCKHQELQEAEGTVRRMKLETQSLDQRITELERERAELEDQLRDREAELQRTHTQLNSERDSAVALQKQLEESEQREEDLRRDNERLIERREREEEERSELERERQRRVEAELLENAQLCERESRSRVELHGLQGVLERERMDRSRAERESEENKDALLKARQSLVSLSSAHTLLKKEAADVRDALEKMSSLNEALVLDKRELNTRILQLEEEASEAQVQLQKLGSEVAALQRELKAVTMETTELRAGREVELDALQQLRDRERELQRDIQTLREERERETSALTEERERSDQLSAQYRVVCDELCKAEAELGRAVERERRVQREREEVERERDQLEERVSTVEREKEEIQQHAEELRDVRASLQQQLGALHDGVSTVEVQRSQLQLQIHTLLQAKDVLQGEIECVRAELERETALREQERERVREERRRTETEKEESEAELKKLQREAEQLRMKEAERERERETWQREREELSAELGLKDGEMEALKNRMEGLMKENKELSELMDEKMTEMEQLQIRHASEQRAAETRQQESRDEAGRWRERVEEVQGENQRLLERVERENENLKTSEMEKAEMADLLREKEGEIEKKEKKLNEYINTVKLQNGVIERVRAQLKDGEKEREILERRVAILEELKEEERQKEREMKERELKEKDAELEELKERVEEVMKEKKRVSRQLEEKEEQTENLQKNWTREKEDLELMVREARDEIERCRERKEEVQGENRRLLERMEREGENLKTSEMEKAEMADLLREREGEIEKKEKELDEYINTVKLQNGVIERVRAQLNDGEKEREILERRVATLEELKETKEEERRSEREMKGRELREKDAELEELKERVEEVMKEKKYVSRLLEEREEQTENLQKNWTREKEDLELMVREARDEIERCRERKEEVQGENRRLLERMEREGENLKTSEMEKAEMADLLRKREGEIEKKEKKLDEYINTVKLQNGVIERVRAQLKDGEKEREILERRVATLEELKEEELQKEREVKERELREKDAELKERVEEVMKEKKCVSRLLEERVEQTENLQKNWMKEKEDLELEAREARDENRRLLERVEQEGENLKMSEMEKAEMADLLRKREGEIEKKEKKLDEYINTVKLQNGVIERVRAQLKDGEKEREILERRVAVLEELKEEELQKEREMKERELREKDAELKERVEEMMKEKKCISRLLEEREEQTENLQKNWMKEKEDLELEAREARDENRRLLERVEQEGENLKTSEMEKAEMADLLRKREGEIEKKEKKLDEYINTVKLQNGVIERVRAQLKDGEKEREILERRVATLEELKEEERQKEREMKERELREKDAELEELKERVEEVMKEKKCASRLLEEREEQTENLQKNWTREKEDLELVAREARDEMELWKRRAGEMEREKEGANRMLLERVERERDELRAVEGERDELTKRLGEREKQIEKKEEENEELQSTVRSLEGEMEGLEREVKEKERLEKRVMVLEEENTKLKERERERIREWSRMEEDHQEGENRMRNDLERRGGEVEELRSRMERIMEEKNEAVDRLSAELEELRLRMKEKEEKWKKLVEEMDEERIRVEERRKRGDVERKEREEKLKGEIKLKEEKLKEMKVRIVKLERENEEMKRKAKEGEEELHKQGRALRERDQETLRLRETMERKEKEEKEKMQKKQDEAKNLMEKLQENLRNAKSELENEKTLRQEKEKELSDCKHRLRLEKTRGDGGEDKVREVEEKSERLMEEVEVLRGELDQRSRELARQSRLLRESDGELRRLKMRVEDGEEEKEQVKKSLSQMEGEVKRLEVQLREWRAEENNVSSRLEELQREHDHLEEEVKRKEREIGALREENLRETERMGSCLKQKEEEVKKVSEKKEEMAKKVETLRREVRSLSENQQLEKVKVKEQEEENKKIREGLKAGLQEMVNLKELLEESHREGERLRNVLKEKKGELMRGREEDVRAARQEAEDLKLRVHSLEKENQGLQVKLQLQESELKEEKKNSGEQHRRNFEEHLNYLESKSKLKDGELVREQGRINRLEEQGTHLSWAVEEKTRDVEELRIRVEERIQQLRDLEEKMELLKKEEKERQSELEEKERGVELLREEVREKEKEVEEMKKKRTEENEGTSQALEEQTAEEPALQGEDQERVDNQLRDRELEVFSLRERVEELGRDRERMRSALENTEEKLIEYKERLQQVEKEKPSRAKDCEDESVERVTALQRAVAQLELQQRALQQRNGRQEQRMERLKSERQQLRLTLQQVELERNKLKQQLSQCDSGTQQDGIISTEADELKTLREQTSDLTQQVEHLRLLLALDHQERVQFIDRSVRNSESLQSLREDLSRSLAVVSQQLVPPVLRSETERLDRSIREEEHRLSLSQN